One stretch of Prunus persica cultivar Lovell chromosome G1, Prunus_persica_NCBIv2, whole genome shotgun sequence DNA includes these proteins:
- the LOC18793518 gene encoding uncharacterized protein LOC18793518 has product MERNGGKGREEEQDGMSVHSPCKAPPSSASSLPKEQSQVELELRLLEALEIYPPVKLKGIHRHFVLYGLMEFLRRSFDRHFSADEVLQLLERFYNLEMLKPDDEETDILNHEEDFSLPQSFFVKEEP; this is encoded by the exons ATGGAGAGAAATGGTGgtaaaggaagagaagaggaacAAGACGGTATGTCCGTACACTCTCCATGCAAAGCTCCCCCTTCCTCTGCTTCTTCTCTCCCaaag GAGCAATCACAGGTTGAATTGGAGCTTAGACTGTTAGAAGCTCTTGAAATTTATCCTCCCGTCAAGCTAAAAG GCATACATCGTCATTTCGTTCTTTATGGTTTAATGGAATTCCTTCGGAGAAG CTTTGATCGACACTTCTCTGCTGACGAGGTTCTACAATTGCTAGAGCGGTTCTATAATTTGGAAATGCTG AAACCAGACGATGAGGAGACGGACATTCTGAATCACGAGGAAGATTTTAGCTTGCCTCAAAGTTTCTTCGTTAAGGAAGAACCATAg
- the LOC18790376 gene encoding triose phosphate/phosphate translocator, chloroplastic: MASVINPVHSPIRTCQFSSLYLSSNKISPSFALLKARSLSSKASSLTFSPLPETIKPFSPVETSGKALRFSGWSQELRRRGSVEPPVAKAAAADAEGAEIESAAGYGKPSKSFSEKFPFLITGFFFFMWYLLNVIFNILNKKVYNYFPYPYFVSVIHLLVGVVYCLVSWSIGLPKRAPIDKEQLALLTPVAFCHALGHVMSNVSFAAVAVSFTHTIKALEPFFNASASQFVLGQHIPLSLWLSLAPVVIGVSMASLTELSFNWLGFGSAMISNIAFTYRSIYSKKAMTGMDSTNVYAYISIIALLVCIPPALLIEGPQLLQYGFRDAIAKVGLYKFLSDLFWIGMFYHLYNQLATNTLERVAPLTHAVGNVLKRVFVIGFSIVVFGNKISTQTGIGTAIAIAGVAIYSLIKANIEEQKRKAAAISTS, encoded by the exons ATGGCTTCAGTGATCAACCCAGTTCACTCTCCAATCCGTACTTGTCAGTTTTCTTCGCTATACTTATCATCCAATAAGATTTCACCTTCGTTTGCTCTGCTCAAGGCTCGGTCACTTTCTTCCAAGGCTTCAAGCTTGACCTTTTCGCCGTTGCCGGAGACTATAAAACCTTTTTCGCCGGTTGAAACTTCCGGCAAGGCCTTGAGATTTTCCGGGTGGAGTCAAGAGCTGAGACGGCGAGGCTCTGTTGAACCTCCGGTTGCTAAGGCTGCAGCTGCCGATGCAGAGGGTGCTGAGATTGAGAGTGCTGCTGG GTATGGAAAGCCTTCAAAGAGCTTTTCTGAGAAATTTCCTTTCTTGATCActggcttctttttctttatgtg GTACCTATTGAATGTCATCTTCAATATACTCAACAAGAAGGTCTACAATTATTTCCCATATCCATA CTTTGTTTCTGTTATACATCTCCTTGTTGGAGTGGTGTACTGTCTTGTTTCTTGGTCCATTGGCCTACCGAAGCGGGCA CCCATTGACAAGGAGCAGTTGGCACTACTGACCCCAGTTGCATTCTGTCACGCCCTTGGACATGTCATGTCCAATGTTTCATTTGCAGCTGTTGCTGTGTCTTTCACACACACCATTAAAG CCCTGGAGCCGTTCTTCAATGCATCTGCTTCTCAGTTTGTTTTAGGCCAACACATTCCCTTGTCCCTGTGGCTATCGTTGGCCCCTGTTGTTATTG GTGTGTCCATGGCATCATTGACTGAACTTTCCTTCAACTGGCTTGGGTTTGGTAGTGCAATGATTTCAAACATTGCATTCACCTACAGAAGTATCTATTCGAAAAAAGCAATG ACAGGAATGGACAGTACAAATGTGTATGCTTACATTTCAATAATTGCTCTCTTGGTTTGCATCCCGCCAGCACTACTT ATTGAGGGACCCCAACTGCTGCAATATGGATTTAGGGATGCTATTGCCAAAGTAGGCCTTTACAAATTCTTGTCTGATTTATTCTGGATCGGAATGTTTTATCATTTGTACAATCAG CTTGCTACTAACACTTTAGAACGGGTTGCACCGCTAACGCATGCTGTTGGAAATGTGTTGAAGCGTGTCTTTGTGATTGGTTTCTCCATTGTTGTGTTTG GCAACAAGATCTCTACACAGACTGGGATTGGTACTGCAATAGCAATTGCTGGTGTTGCCATCTACTCCCTAATTAAAGCAAACATAGAAGAGCAAAAACgg AAGGCTGCTGCAATTTCCACCTCATAG